Proteins encoded by one window of Cervus canadensis isolate Bull #8, Minnesota chromosome 18, ASM1932006v1, whole genome shotgun sequence:
- the CIC gene encoding protein capicua homolog isoform X3, with the protein MYSAHRPLVPASGAASRGLGMFVWTNVEPRSVAVFPWHSLVPFLAPSQPDPSVQPSEAQQPASHPVASNQSKEPAESAAVAHEQPPGGTGNADPGRPPGATCPESPGPGPPHTLGVVDPGKGPPPTTEEEAPGPPGEPRLDSETESDHDDAFLSIMSPEIQLPLPPGKRRTQSLSALPKERDSSSEKDGRSPNKREKDHIRRPMNAFMIFSKRHRALVHQRHPNQDNRTVSKILGEWWYALGPKEKQKYHDLAFQVKEAHFKAHPDWKWCNKDRKKSSSEAKPTSLGLAGGHKEPRERSMSETGTAAAPGVSSELLSVTAQTLLSSDTKTPGSGSCGAERLHAVGGPGSARPRAFSHSGVHSLDGGEVDSQALQELTQMVSGPTSYAGPKPSTQYGAPGPFAAPGEGGTLAASGRPPLLPTRASRSQRAASEDMTSDEERMVICEEEGDDDVIADDGFGTTDIDLKCKERVTDSESGDSSGEDPEGSKGFGRKVFSPVIRSSFTHCRPSLDPEPPGPPDPPAGFGKGYGPTSSASSPAASSSSAATSFPLGSGTFKAQESGQGSTTGPLRPPPAGTGGPATPSKATRFLPTDPATFRRKRPESVGGLEPPGPSVIAAPPSGGGGVLQTLVLPSNKEEREGSGARVLSAPAPSLAYGAPATPLSRPAATMVTNVVRPVSSTPVPIASKPFPAPGRAEASPGDTAGARTEAVTGSRAPGGSPLGVSLVYSDKKSGAATSTAPHLVAGPLLGTVGKAPATVTNLLVGTPGYGAPAPPAVQFIAQGGPGSGAAAGSGAGAGSGPNGPMPLGILQPGPLGKAGGITQVQYILPTLPQQLQVAPAPGTKAAAPGGPAPTTSIRFTLPPGTSTNGKVLAATAPTPGIPILQSVPSAPPPKAQSVSPVQAPPPGGSAQLLPGKVLVPLATPSMSMRGGGAGQPLPLVSPPFSVPVQNGAQPPSKIIQLTPVPVSTPSGLVPPLSPAPLPGPASQPQKVLLPSSTRITYVQSAGGHAVPLGTSPASSQPGTVTSYGPTSSVALGFTSLGPSGPAFVQPLLSGQAPLLAPGQVGVSPVPSPQLPPTCAAASGPVITAFYPGSPVPTSSAPLAQPSQAPPGLVYTVATSTTPPAAPILPKGPPAPTAATPAPASPFPSATGSMTYSLVAPKAQRPTPKAPQKVKAAIASIPVGSFEAGAPGRPGPAPRQPLEPGPARDPPASESELEGRPATPAPPLPPETWTPTARSSPPLPPPAEEQTSTKGPETMASKFPSSSSDWRVPGLGLESRGEPPTPPSPALAPAPAPGSSSGSSEGGSGRAAGDTPERKEAASAGKKVKVRPPPLKKTFDSVDNRVLSEVDFEERFAELPEFRPEEVLPSPTLQSLATSPRAILGSYRKKRKNSTDLDSAPEDPTSPKRKMRRRSSCSSEPNTPKSAKCEGDIFTFERTGTEAEDVLGELEYEKVPYSSLRRTLDQRRALVMQLFQDHGFFPSAQATAAFQARYADIFPSKVCLQLKIREVRQKIMQAATPSEQPPGAEAPLPGPPPTGTAAAPVPTPSPAGGPDPTSPGSDSGTAPAAPPLPPPPEPGPGQPGWEGPPQPSPPPSGPSTAATGR; encoded by the exons AACCTGCTGAGTCGGCGGCCGTTGCTCACGAGCAGCCACCGGGCGGGACAGGGAATGCTGACCCGGGGCGGCCCCCTGGAGCCACATGCCCTGAGAGCCCAGGGCCCGGACCCCCCCACACTTTGGGGGTGGTGGATCCTGGGAAAGGCCCCCCTCCCACCACGGAGGAGGAGGCCCCTGGACCGCCAGGAGAGCCACGGCTGGACAGCGAGACAGAGAGTGACCACGACGATGC CTTCCTCTCCATCATGTCTCCTGAGATCCAGTTGCCCCTGCCGCCCGGGAAACGCCGGACCCAGTCCCTCAGCGCCCTGCCCAAGGAACGAGACTCGTCTTCAGAGAAGGATGGACGCAGCCCCAACAAG CGGGAGAAGGACCATATCCGGCGGCCTATGAATGCCTTCATGATCTTCAGCAAGCGGCACCGGGCCCTGGTCCACCAGCGCCACCCCAACCAGGACAACCGGACTGTCAGTAAGATCCTGGGCGAGTGGTGGTATGCCCTGGGGCCCAAGGAGAAGCAGAAGTACCACGACCTGGCCTTCCAG GTGAAAGAGGCTCACTTTAAGGCCCACCCAGATTGGAAGTGGTGCAACAAGGACCGGAAGAAGTCCAGCTCAGAGGCCAAGCCCACGAGCTTGGGGCTGGCAGGAGGGCACAAGGAGCCGAGGGAGCGGAGCATGTCGGAGACAGGCACTGCCGCTGCCCCCGGAG TGTCTTCGGAGCTCCTGTCTGTCACGGCCCAGACACTCTTGAGCTCAGATACCAAGACTCCAGGGAGCGGCTCCTGTGGGGCAGAGCGTCTGCACGCTGTCGGGGGACCTGGCTCGGCCCGGCCCcgcgccttctcccacagtgGGGTCCACAGCCTGGACGGCGGAGAGGTAGACAGCCAGGCGTTGCAGGAACTGACTCAG ATGGTGTCTGGCCCCACATCCTACGCTGGTCCAAAGCCCTCCACCCAGTATGGGGCTCCAGGCCCCTTTGCGGCGCCCGGGGAGGGAGGCACCCTAGCAGCCAGTGGACGGCCCCCACTGCTCCCCACCCGGGCTTCCCGCTCCCAGCGTGCAGCCAGTGAGGACATGACCAGTGATGAGGAACGCATGGTCATCTGTGAGGAGGAGGGGGACGATGATGTCATTG CTGATGATGGCTTCGGCACCACTGACATCGACCTCAAGTGCAAGGAGCGGGTGACTGACAGCGAGAGTGGAGACAGTTCCGGGGAGGACCCGGAGGGCAGCAAG GGCTTCGGCCGGAAGGTGTTCTCACCTGTGATCCGTTCCTCCTTTACTCACTGCCGTCCGTCGCTGGACCCTGAGCCTCCAGGGCCCCCAGATCCACCTGCAGGCTTCGGCAAAGGCTACGGGCCCACCTCCTCCGCGTCCTCgcctgctgcctcctcctcctcagccgCCACCTCCTTCCCATTGGGCTCAGGGACCTTCAAGGCCCAGGAGTCAGGTCAGGGCAGCACCACAGGCCCCCTCCGTCCCCCACCTGCTGGAACTGGGGGCCCAGCAACACCTTCTAAGGCCACCCGGTTTCTCCCCACGGATCCTGCCACCTTCCGTCGCAAGAGACCTGAAAGCGTGGGCGGCCTGGAGCCACCGGGCCCCTCAGTCATCGCGGCGCCTCCCAGCGGGGGAGGAGGCGTCCTGCAGACACTGGTCCTGCCCTCAAACAAGGAGGAGCGGGAGGGCAGCGGCGCGCGTGTGCTCTCAGCCCCGGCGCCCTCGCTGGCCTACGGGGCCCCGGCAACCCCCCTGTCCCGCCCGGCCGCCACCATGGTCACCAACGTGGTGCGGCCCGTCAGCAGCACTCCTGTGCCCATTGCCTCCAAGCCTTTCCCTGCTCCCGGCCGGGCCGAAGCGTCTCCTGGTGACACAGCTGGTGCCAGGACTGAGGCGGTCACTGGGTCCCGGGCACCGGGGGGCTCCCCACTGGGCGTCAGCTTAGTGTATTCGGACAAGAAGTCAGGAGCGGCAACCTCTACGGCCCCACACCTGGTGGCTGGGCCCCTCCTGGGCACTGTGGGGAAGGCGCCAGCCACCGTCACCAACTTGCTGGTGGGCACCCCAGGCTACGGGGCCCCAGCGCCACCTGCTGTCCAGTTCATTGCCCAGGGGGGCCCTGGCAGTGGGGCAGCTGCGGGCTCGGGGGCCGGTGCTGGGAGTGGCCCCAATGGGCCAATGCCCCTGGGCATCCTGCAGCCGGGTCCCCTGGGCAAGGCTGGGGGCATCACCCAGGTGCAGTACATTCTGCCCACGCTGCCCCAGCAACTGCAAGTGGCACCAGCCCCTGGGACCAAGGCAGCGGCGCCCGGcggccctgcccccaccaccagCATCCGTTTCACCCTCCCGCCGGGCACCTCCACCAATGGCAAAGTCCTGGCTGCCACCGCACCCACTCCTGGCATCCCCATCCTGCAGTCCGtgccctccgccccgccccccaaAG CCCAGTCCGTGTCTCCTgtgcaggccccgcccccaggtggctcagcccAGCTGCTGCCTGGGAAGGTACTCGTGCCCTTGGCCACCCCCAGCATGTCCATGCGGGGAGGAGGGGCCGGCCAGCCGCTGCCGCTGGTGAGCCCGCCCTTCTCAGTACCTGTGCAGAACGGCGCTCAGCCACCCAGCAAG ATCATCCAGCTGACTCCGGTGCCTGTGAGCACACCCAGCGGCCTGGTGCCGCCCCTCAGCCCGGCCCCGCTCCCCGGCCCCGCCTCGCAGCCTCAGAAGGTCCTGCTGCCCTCCTCCACGCG GATCACCTACGTGCAGTCAGCAGGTGGGCACGCGGTGCCCCTGGGCACCAGTCCTGCTTCCAGTCAGCCTGGAACAGTCACCTCGTATGGACCCACGAGCTCGGTCGCCCTCGGCTTCACCTCGCTGGGGCCCAGCGGCCCCGCCTTCGTGCAGCCCCTGCTTTCAG GCCAAGCCCCACTGCTGGCTCCTGGCCAGGTGGGCGTGTCACCCGTGCCCAGCCCCCAGCTGCCTCCCACCTGCGCAGCCGCCAGTGGTCCCGTCATCACAGCGTTTTACCCCGGCAGCCCCGTGCCCACCTCCTCAGCACCCCTGGCCCAGCCATCCCAGGCCCCCCCAGGCCTGGTCTACACTGTGGCCACCAGCACCACCCCACCTGCTGCCCCCATCCTGCCCAAGGGCCCACCGGCACCCACTGctgccaccccagcccctgccagcccTTTCCCTAGCGCCACAG GCTCCATGACATACAGTTTAGTGGCCCCCAAGGCCCAGCGGCCCACCCCTAAGGCCCCCCAGAAAGTGAAGGCGGCCATCGCCAGCATTCCCGTGGGCTCCTTCGAGGCTGGTGCCCCTGGGAGGCCAGGCCCTGCACCCCGGCAACCCTTGGAGCCTGGCCCAGCCCGTGATCCCCCAGCGTCCGAGTCAGAGCTTGAGGGGCGGCCAGCAACACCAGCCCCTCCACTGCCCCCCGAGACCTGGACTCCCACAGCCCGGAGCAGTCCCCCGCTGCCCCCACCTGCTGAGGAGCAGACCAGCACCAAGGGCCCAGAGACCATG GCCAGCAAATTCCCCAGCTCGTCTTCAGACTGGCGTGTCCCTGGGCTGGGCCTGGAGAGCCGAggggagccccccacccctcccagcccggccctggctccagccccagctcctggtagcagcagcggcagcagtgaGGGCGGCAGTGGGAGGGCGGCCGGGGACACCCCTGAGCGCAAGGAGGCAGCTAGTGCCGGCAAGAAGGTGAAGGTGCGGCCCCCGCCCCTGAAGAAgacctttgactctgtggacaa CAGGGTCCTGTCGGAGGTGGACTTCGAGGAGCGCTTTGCCGAGCTGCCCGAGTTCCGGCCTGAGGAGGTGCTGCCCTCGCCCACCTTGCAGTCTCTGGCCACCTCGCCCCGGGCCATCCTGGGCTCCTACCGCAAGAAGAGGAAGAATTCCACTG ATCTGGACTCGGCCCCCGAGGACCCCACCTCGCCCAAGCGCAAGATGAGGAGGCGCTCCAGCTGCAGCTCGGAGCCCAACACCCCCAAGAGTGCCAAGTGCGAGGGCGACATCTTCACCTTTGAACGCACAG GCACAGAAGCTGAGGACGTGCTCGGGGAGCTGGAGTACGAGAAGGTGCCCTACTCGTCGCTGCGGCGCACCCTGGACCAGCGCCGGGCCCTGGTCATGCAGCTCTTCCAGGACCACggcttcttcccatcag CCCAGGCCACAGCAGCCTTCCAGGCCCGCTACGCGGACATCTTCCCCTCCAAGGTCTGTCTGCAGCTGAAGATCCGTGAGGTGCGCCAGAAGATCATGCAGGCGGCCACTCCCTCAGAACAGCCCCCAGGAGCCGAGGCCCCCCTCCCCGGACCGCCCCCTACTGGCACTGCTGCTGCCCCTGTTCCCACTCCCAGCCCCGCGGGGGGCCCTGACCCCACCTCACCTGGCTCGGACTCTGGCACAGCCCCGGCTGCCCCGCCACTGCCTCCACCCCCCGAGCCGGGGCCTGgacagcctggctgggaggggcccCCCCAACCCTCACCACCCCCCTCTGGTCCCTCCACAGCTGCCACAGGCAGGTGA
- the PAFAH1B3 gene encoding platelet-activating factor acetylhydrolase IB subunit alpha1 isoform X1 codes for MSGDENPASKPTPVQDVQGDGRWMSLHHRFVADSKDKEPEVVFIGDSLVQLMHQCEIWRELFSPLHALNFGIGGDSTQHVLWRLENGELEHIRPKIVVVWVGTNNHGHTAEQVTGGIKAIVQLVNERQPQARVVVLGLLPRGQHPNPLREKNRRVNELVRAALAGHPRAHFLDADPGFVHSDGTISHHDMYDYLHLSRLGYTPVCRALHSLLLRLLTQDQGQGGAPLPEPSP; via the exons ATGAGTGGAGACGAGAACCCAGCCAGCAAGCCCACGCCGGTACAGGACGTGCAGGGCGACGGGCGCTGGATGTCCCTG CACCATCGGTTCGTAGCCGACAGCAAAGATAAGGAACCCGAAGTCGTCTTCATCGGTGACTCCTTGGTCCAGCTGATGCACCAGTGCGAG ATCTGGCGGGAGCTCTTTTCCCCTCTGCATGCACTTAACTTTGGCATTGGCGGTGACAGCACACAGCATGTACTGTGGCGTCTGGAGAATGGGGAGCTGGAACACATCCGGCCCAAG ATTGTGGTGGTCTGGGTGGGTACCAACAACCACGGGCACACCGCAGAGCAGGTGACTGGGGGCATCAAGGCCATAGTGCAACTGGTGAACGAGCGGCAGCCCCAGGCGCGGGTCGTGGTGCTG GGCCTGCTTCCTCGGGGCCAGCACCCCAACCCACTTCGAGAGAAAAACCGACGGGTGAATGAGCTGGTACGGGCAGCACTGGCCGGCCACCCTCGGGCCCACTTCCTGGACGCAGACCCTGGCTTTGTGCACTCAGATGGTACCATCAGCCACCATGACATGTACGATTACCTGCACCTGAGCCGTCTGGGGTACACACCTGTTTGCCGGGCCTTGCACTCCTTGCTTCTGCGTCTGCTAACCCAAGACCAGGGACAGGGTGGTGCACCCCTGCCAGAACCCAGCCCGTAA
- the CIC gene encoding protein capicua homolog isoform X4: MYSAHRPLVPASGAASRGLGMFVWTNVEPRSVAVFPWHSLVPFLAPSQPDPSVQPSEAQQPASHPVASNQSKEPAESAAVAHEQPPGGTGNADPGRPPGATCPESPGPGPPHTLGVVDPGKGPPPTTEEEAPGPPGEPRLDSETESDHDDAFLSIMSPEIQLPLPPGKRRTQSLSALPKERDSSSEKDGRSPNKREKDHIRRPMNAFMIFSKRHRALVHQRHPNQDNRTVSKILGEWWYALGPKEKQKYHDLAFQVKEAHFKAHPDWKWCNKDRKKSSSEAKPTSLGLAGGHKEPRERSMSETGTAAAPGVSSELLSVTAQTLLSSDTKTPGSGSCGAERLHAVGGPGSARPRAFSHSGVHSLDGGEVDSQALQELTQMVSGPTSYAGPKPSTQYGAPGPFAAPGEGGTLAASGRPPLLPTRASRSQRAASEDMTSDEERMVICEEEGDDDVIADDGFGTTDIDLKCKERVTDSESGDSSGEDPEGSKGFGRKVFSPVIRSSFTHCRPSLDPEPPGPPDPPAGFGKGYGPTSSASSPAASSSSAATSFPLGSGTFKAQESGQGSTTGPLRPPPAGTGGPATPSKATRFLPTDPATFRRKRPESVGGLEPPGPSVIAAPPSGGGGVLQTLVLPSNKEEREGSGARVLSAPAPSLAYGAPATPLSRPAATMVTNVVRPVSSTPVPIASKPFPAPGRAEASPGDTAGARTEAVTGSRAPGGSPLGVSLVYSDKKSGAATSTAPHLVAGPLLGTVGKAPATVTNLLVGTPGYGAPAPPAVQFIAQGGPGSGAAAGSGAGAGSGPNGPMPLGILQPGPLGKAGGITQVQYILPTLPQQLQVAPAPGTKAAAPGGPAPTTSIRFTLPPGTSTNGKVLAATAPTPGIPILQSVPSAPPPKAQSVSPVQAPPPGGSAQLLPGKVLVPLATPSMSMRGGGAGQPLPLVSPPFSVPVQNGAQPPSKIIQLTPVPVSTPSGLVPPLSPAPLPGPASQPQKVLLPSSTRITYVQSAGGHAVPLGTSPASSQPGTVTSYGPTSSVALGFTSLGPSGPAFVQPLLSGQAPLLAPGQVGVSPVPSPQLPPTCAAASGPVITAFYPGSPVPTSSAPLAQPSQAPPGLVYTVATSTTPPAAPILPKGPPAPTAATPAPASPFPSATGSMTYSLVAPKAQRPTPKAPQKVKAAIASIPVGSFEAGAPGRPGPAPRQPLEPGPARDPPASESELEGRPATPAPPLPPETWTPTARSSPPLPPPAEEQTSTKGPETMASKFPSSSSDWRVPGLGLESRGEPPTPPSPALAPAPAPGSSSGSSEGGSGRAAGDTPERKEAASAGKKVKVRPPPLKKTFDSVDKVLSEVDFEERFAELPEFRPEEVLPSPTLQSLATSPRAILGSYRKKRKNSTDLDSAPEDPTSPKRKMRRRSSCSSEPNTPKSAKCEGDIFTFERTGTEAEDVLGELEYEKVPYSSLRRTLDQRRALVMQLFQDHGFFPSAQATAAFQARYADIFPSKVCLQLKIREVRQKIMQAATPSEQPPGAEAPLPGPPPTGTAAAPVPTPSPAGGPDPTSPGSDSGTAPAAPPLPPPPEPGPGQPGWEGPPQPSPPPSGPSTAATGR; encoded by the exons AACCTGCTGAGTCGGCGGCCGTTGCTCACGAGCAGCCACCGGGCGGGACAGGGAATGCTGACCCGGGGCGGCCCCCTGGAGCCACATGCCCTGAGAGCCCAGGGCCCGGACCCCCCCACACTTTGGGGGTGGTGGATCCTGGGAAAGGCCCCCCTCCCACCACGGAGGAGGAGGCCCCTGGACCGCCAGGAGAGCCACGGCTGGACAGCGAGACAGAGAGTGACCACGACGATGC CTTCCTCTCCATCATGTCTCCTGAGATCCAGTTGCCCCTGCCGCCCGGGAAACGCCGGACCCAGTCCCTCAGCGCCCTGCCCAAGGAACGAGACTCGTCTTCAGAGAAGGATGGACGCAGCCCCAACAAG CGGGAGAAGGACCATATCCGGCGGCCTATGAATGCCTTCATGATCTTCAGCAAGCGGCACCGGGCCCTGGTCCACCAGCGCCACCCCAACCAGGACAACCGGACTGTCAGTAAGATCCTGGGCGAGTGGTGGTATGCCCTGGGGCCCAAGGAGAAGCAGAAGTACCACGACCTGGCCTTCCAG GTGAAAGAGGCTCACTTTAAGGCCCACCCAGATTGGAAGTGGTGCAACAAGGACCGGAAGAAGTCCAGCTCAGAGGCCAAGCCCACGAGCTTGGGGCTGGCAGGAGGGCACAAGGAGCCGAGGGAGCGGAGCATGTCGGAGACAGGCACTGCCGCTGCCCCCGGAG TGTCTTCGGAGCTCCTGTCTGTCACGGCCCAGACACTCTTGAGCTCAGATACCAAGACTCCAGGGAGCGGCTCCTGTGGGGCAGAGCGTCTGCACGCTGTCGGGGGACCTGGCTCGGCCCGGCCCcgcgccttctcccacagtgGGGTCCACAGCCTGGACGGCGGAGAGGTAGACAGCCAGGCGTTGCAGGAACTGACTCAG ATGGTGTCTGGCCCCACATCCTACGCTGGTCCAAAGCCCTCCACCCAGTATGGGGCTCCAGGCCCCTTTGCGGCGCCCGGGGAGGGAGGCACCCTAGCAGCCAGTGGACGGCCCCCACTGCTCCCCACCCGGGCTTCCCGCTCCCAGCGTGCAGCCAGTGAGGACATGACCAGTGATGAGGAACGCATGGTCATCTGTGAGGAGGAGGGGGACGATGATGTCATTG CTGATGATGGCTTCGGCACCACTGACATCGACCTCAAGTGCAAGGAGCGGGTGACTGACAGCGAGAGTGGAGACAGTTCCGGGGAGGACCCGGAGGGCAGCAAG GGCTTCGGCCGGAAGGTGTTCTCACCTGTGATCCGTTCCTCCTTTACTCACTGCCGTCCGTCGCTGGACCCTGAGCCTCCAGGGCCCCCAGATCCACCTGCAGGCTTCGGCAAAGGCTACGGGCCCACCTCCTCCGCGTCCTCgcctgctgcctcctcctcctcagccgCCACCTCCTTCCCATTGGGCTCAGGGACCTTCAAGGCCCAGGAGTCAGGTCAGGGCAGCACCACAGGCCCCCTCCGTCCCCCACCTGCTGGAACTGGGGGCCCAGCAACACCTTCTAAGGCCACCCGGTTTCTCCCCACGGATCCTGCCACCTTCCGTCGCAAGAGACCTGAAAGCGTGGGCGGCCTGGAGCCACCGGGCCCCTCAGTCATCGCGGCGCCTCCCAGCGGGGGAGGAGGCGTCCTGCAGACACTGGTCCTGCCCTCAAACAAGGAGGAGCGGGAGGGCAGCGGCGCGCGTGTGCTCTCAGCCCCGGCGCCCTCGCTGGCCTACGGGGCCCCGGCAACCCCCCTGTCCCGCCCGGCCGCCACCATGGTCACCAACGTGGTGCGGCCCGTCAGCAGCACTCCTGTGCCCATTGCCTCCAAGCCTTTCCCTGCTCCCGGCCGGGCCGAAGCGTCTCCTGGTGACACAGCTGGTGCCAGGACTGAGGCGGTCACTGGGTCCCGGGCACCGGGGGGCTCCCCACTGGGCGTCAGCTTAGTGTATTCGGACAAGAAGTCAGGAGCGGCAACCTCTACGGCCCCACACCTGGTGGCTGGGCCCCTCCTGGGCACTGTGGGGAAGGCGCCAGCCACCGTCACCAACTTGCTGGTGGGCACCCCAGGCTACGGGGCCCCAGCGCCACCTGCTGTCCAGTTCATTGCCCAGGGGGGCCCTGGCAGTGGGGCAGCTGCGGGCTCGGGGGCCGGTGCTGGGAGTGGCCCCAATGGGCCAATGCCCCTGGGCATCCTGCAGCCGGGTCCCCTGGGCAAGGCTGGGGGCATCACCCAGGTGCAGTACATTCTGCCCACGCTGCCCCAGCAACTGCAAGTGGCACCAGCCCCTGGGACCAAGGCAGCGGCGCCCGGcggccctgcccccaccaccagCATCCGTTTCACCCTCCCGCCGGGCACCTCCACCAATGGCAAAGTCCTGGCTGCCACCGCACCCACTCCTGGCATCCCCATCCTGCAGTCCGtgccctccgccccgccccccaaAG CCCAGTCCGTGTCTCCTgtgcaggccccgcccccaggtggctcagcccAGCTGCTGCCTGGGAAGGTACTCGTGCCCTTGGCCACCCCCAGCATGTCCATGCGGGGAGGAGGGGCCGGCCAGCCGCTGCCGCTGGTGAGCCCGCCCTTCTCAGTACCTGTGCAGAACGGCGCTCAGCCACCCAGCAAG ATCATCCAGCTGACTCCGGTGCCTGTGAGCACACCCAGCGGCCTGGTGCCGCCCCTCAGCCCGGCCCCGCTCCCCGGCCCCGCCTCGCAGCCTCAGAAGGTCCTGCTGCCCTCCTCCACGCG GATCACCTACGTGCAGTCAGCAGGTGGGCACGCGGTGCCCCTGGGCACCAGTCCTGCTTCCAGTCAGCCTGGAACAGTCACCTCGTATGGACCCACGAGCTCGGTCGCCCTCGGCTTCACCTCGCTGGGGCCCAGCGGCCCCGCCTTCGTGCAGCCCCTGCTTTCAG GCCAAGCCCCACTGCTGGCTCCTGGCCAGGTGGGCGTGTCACCCGTGCCCAGCCCCCAGCTGCCTCCCACCTGCGCAGCCGCCAGTGGTCCCGTCATCACAGCGTTTTACCCCGGCAGCCCCGTGCCCACCTCCTCAGCACCCCTGGCCCAGCCATCCCAGGCCCCCCCAGGCCTGGTCTACACTGTGGCCACCAGCACCACCCCACCTGCTGCCCCCATCCTGCCCAAGGGCCCACCGGCACCCACTGctgccaccccagcccctgccagcccTTTCCCTAGCGCCACAG GCTCCATGACATACAGTTTAGTGGCCCCCAAGGCCCAGCGGCCCACCCCTAAGGCCCCCCAGAAAGTGAAGGCGGCCATCGCCAGCATTCCCGTGGGCTCCTTCGAGGCTGGTGCCCCTGGGAGGCCAGGCCCTGCACCCCGGCAACCCTTGGAGCCTGGCCCAGCCCGTGATCCCCCAGCGTCCGAGTCAGAGCTTGAGGGGCGGCCAGCAACACCAGCCCCTCCACTGCCCCCCGAGACCTGGACTCCCACAGCCCGGAGCAGTCCCCCGCTGCCCCCACCTGCTGAGGAGCAGACCAGCACCAAGGGCCCAGAGACCATG GCCAGCAAATTCCCCAGCTCGTCTTCAGACTGGCGTGTCCCTGGGCTGGGCCTGGAGAGCCGAggggagccccccacccctcccagcccggccctggctccagccccagctcctggtagcagcagcggcagcagtgaGGGCGGCAGTGGGAGGGCGGCCGGGGACACCCCTGAGCGCAAGGAGGCAGCTAGTGCCGGCAAGAAGGTGAAGGTGCGGCCCCCGCCCCTGAAGAAgacctttgactctgtggacaa GGTCCTGTCGGAGGTGGACTTCGAGGAGCGCTTTGCCGAGCTGCCCGAGTTCCGGCCTGAGGAGGTGCTGCCCTCGCCCACCTTGCAGTCTCTGGCCACCTCGCCCCGGGCCATCCTGGGCTCCTACCGCAAGAAGAGGAAGAATTCCACTG ATCTGGACTCGGCCCCCGAGGACCCCACCTCGCCCAAGCGCAAGATGAGGAGGCGCTCCAGCTGCAGCTCGGAGCCCAACACCCCCAAGAGTGCCAAGTGCGAGGGCGACATCTTCACCTTTGAACGCACAG GCACAGAAGCTGAGGACGTGCTCGGGGAGCTGGAGTACGAGAAGGTGCCCTACTCGTCGCTGCGGCGCACCCTGGACCAGCGCCGGGCCCTGGTCATGCAGCTCTTCCAGGACCACggcttcttcccatcag CCCAGGCCACAGCAGCCTTCCAGGCCCGCTACGCGGACATCTTCCCCTCCAAGGTCTGTCTGCAGCTGAAGATCCGTGAGGTGCGCCAGAAGATCATGCAGGCGGCCACTCCCTCAGAACAGCCCCCAGGAGCCGAGGCCCCCCTCCCCGGACCGCCCCCTACTGGCACTGCTGCTGCCCCTGTTCCCACTCCCAGCCCCGCGGGGGGCCCTGACCCCACCTCACCTGGCTCGGACTCTGGCACAGCCCCGGCTGCCCCGCCACTGCCTCCACCCCCCGAGCCGGGGCCTGgacagcctggctgggaggggcccCCCCAACCCTCACCACCCCCCTCTGGTCCCTCCACAGCTGCCACAGGCAGGTGA
- the PAFAH1B3 gene encoding platelet-activating factor acetylhydrolase IB subunit alpha1 isoform X2, which yields MSGDENPASKPTPVQDVQGDGRWMSLHHRFVADSKDKEPEVVFIGDSLVQLMHQCEIWRELFSPLHALNFGIGGDSTQHVLWRLENGELEHIRPKGLLPRGQHPNPLREKNRRVNELVRAALAGHPRAHFLDADPGFVHSDGTISHHDMYDYLHLSRLGYTPVCRALHSLLLRLLTQDQGQGGAPLPEPSP from the exons ATGAGTGGAGACGAGAACCCAGCCAGCAAGCCCACGCCGGTACAGGACGTGCAGGGCGACGGGCGCTGGATGTCCCTG CACCATCGGTTCGTAGCCGACAGCAAAGATAAGGAACCCGAAGTCGTCTTCATCGGTGACTCCTTGGTCCAGCTGATGCACCAGTGCGAG ATCTGGCGGGAGCTCTTTTCCCCTCTGCATGCACTTAACTTTGGCATTGGCGGTGACAGCACACAGCATGTACTGTGGCGTCTGGAGAATGGGGAGCTGGAACACATCCGGCCCAAG GGCCTGCTTCCTCGGGGCCAGCACCCCAACCCACTTCGAGAGAAAAACCGACGGGTGAATGAGCTGGTACGGGCAGCACTGGCCGGCCACCCTCGGGCCCACTTCCTGGACGCAGACCCTGGCTTTGTGCACTCAGATGGTACCATCAGCCACCATGACATGTACGATTACCTGCACCTGAGCCGTCTGGGGTACACACCTGTTTGCCGGGCCTTGCACTCCTTGCTTCTGCGTCTGCTAACCCAAGACCAGGGACAGGGTGGTGCACCCCTGCCAGAACCCAGCCCGTAA